From the genome of Rathayibacter sp. VKM Ac-2759, one region includes:
- a CDS encoding Nramp family divalent metal transporter, whose translation MGERTKTRASARTPGTGYGRISTETIRTMVDARKKRRSLWQQLALIGPAFVAGAWQFGPGNLTTAVQAGGAFQYALIWVIVVSTILMIVLTDMSVRLGITSPVSLISSIKDHLGKGVGVVAGAGVFLITLCFSVGNAVGSGLGLSMLFGGSPVMWTVICTVAVASLLLLRNVYRVIEKVLVVIVALMAIAFIGSAFIANPDWVQAASGLIPTAPDGSWLLIIALVGTNFSINAAFYTAYGTKERGRTAEDYRDVTVVDTVPGIIAPGVMTALVIVVASAVLGRTGEAAPTIVALAGVFEPLAGPVGSTVFALGFFGAAFSSMIANATAGGTMLSDAVGRGPSSNSLTAKIVSASILAFGVVVTLVFQSSPVQLIVIAQALTVFVAPVLAALIIIMANRRDLMGALRNRWWQNVLGILGLAAVLALSGRLLMTFVSGS comes from the coding sequence ATGGGCGAGCGCACCAAGACTCGGGCCTCGGCCCGCACCCCCGGCACCGGCTACGGCCGGATCTCGACCGAGACCATCCGCACGATGGTCGATGCGCGCAAGAAGCGGCGCTCCCTCTGGCAGCAGCTCGCACTGATCGGCCCCGCGTTCGTCGCCGGCGCCTGGCAGTTCGGGCCCGGCAACCTCACCACTGCCGTGCAGGCCGGCGGCGCGTTCCAGTACGCGCTCATCTGGGTCATCGTCGTCTCGACGATCCTGATGATCGTCCTGACCGACATGAGCGTGAGACTCGGCATCACCTCGCCGGTCTCGCTGATCTCCTCGATCAAGGACCACCTGGGCAAGGGTGTCGGCGTCGTCGCCGGCGCGGGCGTGTTCCTCATCACCCTCTGCTTCTCGGTCGGGAACGCGGTCGGATCAGGACTCGGGCTGTCGATGCTCTTCGGCGGCTCCCCCGTGATGTGGACCGTCATCTGCACGGTCGCCGTGGCGAGCCTCCTGCTGCTGCGCAACGTCTACCGAGTGATCGAGAAGGTCCTCGTCGTGATCGTCGCGCTGATGGCGATCGCGTTCATCGGCAGTGCGTTCATCGCGAACCCCGACTGGGTGCAGGCCGCATCGGGTTTGATCCCCACCGCGCCGGACGGCTCCTGGCTGCTCATCATCGCCCTCGTCGGCACCAACTTCAGCATCAACGCCGCCTTCTACACCGCCTACGGGACGAAGGAGCGCGGACGCACGGCCGAGGACTACCGCGACGTGACCGTGGTCGACACGGTCCCGGGCATCATCGCTCCCGGAGTCATGACCGCCCTGGTGATCGTCGTCGCCTCGGCAGTGCTCGGGCGGACCGGCGAGGCCGCACCCACGATCGTGGCGCTGGCCGGGGTCTTCGAGCCCCTGGCCGGACCGGTCGGCTCGACCGTCTTCGCCCTCGGGTTCTTCGGAGCGGCCTTCTCGTCGATGATCGCCAACGCGACCGCCGGCGGCACGATGCTCTCGGACGCCGTGGGGCGGGGGCCGTCGTCGAACTCGCTCACCGCGAAGATCGTCAGCGCCAGCATCCTGGCCTTCGGAGTCGTCGTCACGCTGGTCTTCCAGTCGTCCCCGGTGCAGCTCATCGTGATCGCCCAGGCGCTGACCGTCTTCGTCGCACCGGTGCTCGCCGCACTGATCATCATCATGGCCAACCGCCGCGATCTGATGGGCGCCCTGCGCAACCGCTGGTGGCAGAACGTGCTCGGGATCCTCGGGCTCGCCGCGGTGCTGGCGCTCTCGGGACGACTCCTGATGACCTTCGTCTCGGGCAGCTGA
- a CDS encoding LacI family DNA-binding transcriptional regulator has product MSNDTASAAPTLEAVAALAGVSRATVSRVVNNSPRVKEDAVRAVRSAIDELGYVPNLAARSLASRRTRAIALVVPESTAKVFADPFFASVVQGAALRLAETEYTLNIVIASEATPEKTRRYLLGGNVDGALVVSHHSGDHSYARTASSLPMVFGGRPLTDESDGYVVDVDNVASARSMAEHLLGLARRHPAMIASRQDMPAAIDRLAGWRSAVVAAGLDDSLVEYGDYTLDDGAAAMRRLLDSGRPIDAVFASNDQMAAGALTVLRARGLRVPAEVALAGFDGDTFAQAGDPPITTMRQPTTGFGETMASVLVRVLAGEDVPRTTILPTELLVRGSTVAGA; this is encoded by the coding sequence ATGAGCAACGACACCGCATCCGCCGCGCCCACCCTCGAGGCCGTCGCCGCTCTCGCCGGAGTCTCGCGCGCCACGGTCAGCCGCGTCGTCAACAACTCCCCGCGGGTCAAGGAGGACGCGGTCCGCGCCGTCCGCAGCGCCATCGACGAGCTCGGCTACGTGCCGAACCTGGCGGCCCGCTCGCTCGCCAGCCGGCGCACCCGCGCGATCGCGCTCGTGGTCCCGGAGTCGACGGCGAAGGTGTTCGCGGATCCGTTCTTCGCCTCCGTGGTCCAGGGGGCGGCGCTGCGCCTGGCCGAGACCGAGTACACCCTCAACATCGTCATCGCGTCGGAGGCGACGCCCGAGAAGACCCGCCGCTACCTCCTCGGCGGCAATGTCGACGGCGCCCTCGTGGTGTCGCACCACAGCGGCGACCACTCCTACGCGCGCACCGCCTCCTCCCTCCCGATGGTCTTCGGCGGCCGGCCGCTCACCGACGAGAGCGACGGGTACGTGGTCGACGTCGACAACGTCGCCTCGGCCCGGTCGATGGCCGAGCACCTGCTCGGTCTCGCCAGGCGCCACCCGGCGATGATCGCGAGCCGCCAGGACATGCCCGCGGCGATCGACCGCCTCGCCGGCTGGCGCTCGGCCGTGGTCGCGGCCGGTCTCGACGACTCCCTGGTGGAGTACGGCGACTACACCCTCGACGACGGAGCCGCCGCGATGAGGCGACTGCTCGACTCCGGTCGCCCGATCGACGCGGTCTTCGCCTCGAACGACCAGATGGCGGCGGGCGCCCTGACGGTGCTGCGCGCCCGCGGTCTCCGCGTGCCGGCGGAGGTGGCGCTGGCCGGATTCGACGGCGACACCTTCGCGCAGGCGGGAGACCCCCCGATCACCACCATGCGCCAGCCGACCACCGGCTTCGGCGAGACGATGGCCTCCGTGCTCGTGCGGGTGCTCGCGGGCGAGGACGTCCCGCGCACCACGATCCTGCCGACCGAGCTGCTGGTGCGCGGCTCGACCGTCGCGGGGGCCTGA
- a CDS encoding carbohydrate ABC transporter permease, translated as MTAPATTAPFPVRRGLRRRGAGRVDRPGFLTYGLLSAFILGSTYPLWWSFVVASGSNSTRGETLPLIPGGNFLANAATVFTAIPFWTALLNSVIVSGIITLSVVSFSTLAGYAFAKLRFRGRDGLMIAVVATMAIPTQLGIIPLFILMRQLGWTGSLGAVIVPTLVTAFGVFFMRQYLVDVIPDELIEAARVDGANQFRTFLTVAVPAARPAMAILALFTFMMAWTDFLWPLIVLSPTNPTLQTALAQLQSGYYVDYSVVLAGAVLSIVPLLVLFVLAGKQLIAGIMGGAVKG; from the coding sequence ATGACCGCCCCTGCCACCACCGCGCCCTTCCCCGTCCGTCGTGGCCTGCGCCGGCGCGGTGCGGGCCGCGTCGACCGCCCCGGTTTCCTCACCTACGGGCTGCTGAGCGCCTTCATCCTCGGCTCGACCTATCCGCTGTGGTGGTCGTTCGTGGTCGCCAGCGGCTCGAACTCGACCCGCGGAGAGACCCTGCCGCTGATCCCGGGCGGCAACTTCCTCGCCAACGCCGCCACGGTCTTCACGGCGATCCCGTTCTGGACGGCGCTGCTGAACAGCGTGATCGTCTCGGGCATCATCACCCTCTCGGTCGTGTCGTTCTCGACCCTGGCGGGCTACGCCTTCGCGAAGCTGCGGTTCCGCGGCCGCGACGGGCTGATGATCGCGGTCGTCGCCACCATGGCGATCCCGACGCAGCTGGGCATCATCCCGCTGTTCATCCTGATGCGGCAGCTCGGCTGGACGGGCTCGCTCGGCGCCGTGATCGTGCCGACCCTCGTGACGGCGTTCGGCGTGTTCTTCATGCGCCAGTACCTGGTCGACGTCATCCCGGACGAGCTGATCGAGGCGGCGCGGGTCGACGGGGCGAACCAGTTCCGCACCTTCCTCACCGTGGCGGTGCCGGCCGCGCGACCGGCGATGGCGATCCTGGCGCTGTTCACGTTCATGATGGCCTGGACCGACTTCCTCTGGCCGCTGATCGTGCTGAGCCCGACGAACCCGACCCTGCAGACCGCGCTCGCGCAGCTGCAGTCGGGCTACTACGTCGACTACTCCGTGGTGCTCGCGGGTGCGGTGCTGTCGATCGTGCCGCTGCTCGTGCTGTTCGTCCTCGCCGGCAAGCAGCTCATCGCGGGGATCATGGGCGGAGCCGTGAAGGGCTGA
- a CDS encoding sugar ABC transporter permease — MTSTLTPPTAAAPPAGRRPAPRLPLTFRQRASRFDVKASPYLYISPFFVLFAITGAFPLVYTLVVSLYDWQLLQGQGDFVGLGNFAAVLGDRFFWNSIGNTLSIFLISTIPQLAVALLLAAALDQSLRARTFWRMSVLLPYVVSPVAVALIFSSIFGDQDGLVNNLLGLVGIAPIEWTNDRLASHVAIASMVNWRWTGYNALILLAAMQAVPRDLHESAALDGAGSFRRFVSITIPNIRPTLIFVIITATIGGLQIFAEPRLFDVSNAGGIGGSDRQFQTTVLYLWEMAFFRQNFGEAAAVAWLLFLLIVLIGLVNFAISRRIASVENRVVSKRRRRKATADEIAATDPLLTSTGLGQKASGR; from the coding sequence ATGACGAGCACCCTCACTCCGCCCACCGCGGCCGCGCCGCCGGCCGGTCGGCGCCCCGCCCCGCGACTCCCGCTGACCTTCCGTCAGCGCGCGAGCCGCTTCGACGTCAAGGCGTCGCCCTACCTCTACATCTCGCCGTTCTTCGTGCTCTTCGCGATCACGGGAGCGTTCCCGCTCGTCTACACGCTGGTCGTGTCGCTCTACGACTGGCAGCTGCTGCAGGGCCAGGGCGACTTCGTCGGCCTCGGCAACTTCGCCGCCGTGCTCGGCGACCGCTTCTTCTGGAACTCGATCGGCAACACCCTCAGCATCTTCCTGATCTCGACGATCCCGCAGCTCGCCGTCGCGCTGCTGCTCGCGGCCGCCCTCGACCAGTCGCTGCGCGCCCGCACCTTCTGGCGCATGAGCGTGCTGCTGCCCTACGTGGTCTCGCCCGTGGCCGTGGCGCTGATCTTCTCGAGCATCTTCGGCGATCAGGACGGGCTCGTGAACAACCTCCTCGGCCTCGTCGGCATCGCTCCGATCGAGTGGACGAACGACCGCCTCGCCAGCCACGTCGCGATCGCGTCGATGGTCAACTGGCGCTGGACCGGCTACAACGCGCTGATCCTCCTCGCCGCGATGCAGGCCGTGCCGCGCGATCTGCACGAGTCCGCGGCGCTGGACGGCGCGGGCTCGTTCCGCCGCTTCGTCTCGATCACGATCCCGAACATCCGCCCGACCCTGATCTTCGTGATCATCACCGCCACCATCGGCGGCCTCCAGATCTTCGCCGAGCCGCGCCTCTTCGACGTGTCGAACGCCGGCGGCATCGGAGGCTCGGACCGCCAGTTCCAGACGACCGTCCTCTACCTGTGGGAGATGGCGTTCTTCCGCCAGAACTTCGGCGAGGCCGCGGCCGTCGCCTGGCTCCTCTTCCTCCTGATCGTCCTGATCGGACTCGTCAACTTCGCGATCTCGCGGCGCATCGCCTCCGTCGAGAACCGCGTCGTCTCGAAGCGGAGGCGGCGCAAGGCCACGGCTGACGAGATCGCCGCCACCGACCCCCTGCTGACCTCGACCGGCCTCGGCCAGAAGGCGAGCGGACGATGA
- a CDS encoding extracellular solute-binding protein, producing MPFSRRTRIAAAIAGASALALIVTGCSSGSDAADGGDIELTVTTFGTMGFDDLYAEYEAANPGVTIVPNNIDTGGNARTDAFTKLAAGSGLSDVVAIEEGWLGSVMEVSDQFVDLRDYGIEDRKSDWVDWKYQQATDPDGRVIGYGTDIGPEGLCYSTAAFEAAGLPTDRAAVAELLGGDDATWADYFAAGQTYHDATGKAWYDHSGFVWNAMVNQLPEGYYTSDGELNVEGNAELEERWGWLADGAASGLSAGQKAWDWNKGKSFTDGTFATFVCPGWMLGVVKSNVEAGGGDPEATGWDFADVFPGGPANWGGSFLSVPTQSKHPAEAAALASWLSEPEQQLKAFDVAGPFPSTTEAQGDLASAAEADPAFSGAPTGAILAERADGVVAQYKGPDDSLIQENVFGPVLQKVDRGELDGDKGWSEALSLLDELVD from the coding sequence GTGCCCTTTTCACGACGCACCAGGATCGCCGCGGCGATCGCCGGCGCCTCCGCCCTCGCCCTGATCGTCACCGGATGCTCGTCGGGCTCCGACGCGGCCGACGGAGGCGACATCGAACTGACCGTCACGACCTTCGGCACCATGGGGTTCGACGACCTCTACGCCGAGTACGAGGCGGCCAACCCCGGGGTCACCATCGTCCCCAACAACATCGACACCGGCGGCAACGCCCGCACCGACGCCTTCACGAAGCTCGCCGCCGGCTCCGGTCTCTCGGACGTCGTCGCGATCGAGGAGGGCTGGCTCGGCTCGGTCATGGAGGTGTCCGACCAGTTCGTCGACCTCCGCGACTACGGCATCGAGGACCGCAAGAGCGACTGGGTCGACTGGAAGTACCAGCAGGCGACCGACCCCGACGGGCGGGTCATCGGCTACGGCACCGACATCGGACCGGAGGGCCTGTGCTACAGCACGGCCGCGTTCGAGGCCGCGGGCCTTCCGACCGATCGCGCGGCGGTCGCCGAGCTGCTCGGCGGCGACGACGCGACCTGGGCCGACTACTTCGCAGCCGGTCAGACGTACCACGACGCCACGGGCAAGGCCTGGTACGACCACTCCGGATTCGTCTGGAACGCCATGGTCAACCAGCTCCCCGAGGGCTACTACACCTCCGACGGCGAGCTGAACGTCGAGGGCAACGCCGAGCTCGAGGAGCGCTGGGGCTGGCTCGCCGACGGCGCCGCCTCCGGTCTCTCGGCCGGTCAGAAGGCGTGGGACTGGAACAAGGGCAAGTCGTTCACCGACGGCACCTTCGCGACCTTCGTCTGCCCGGGCTGGATGCTCGGCGTGGTGAAGAGCAACGTCGAGGCCGGCGGCGGCGACCCGGAGGCGACCGGCTGGGACTTCGCCGACGTGTTCCCCGGCGGCCCCGCCAACTGGGGTGGGTCGTTCCTCTCGGTGCCCACGCAGTCGAAGCACCCCGCTGAGGCGGCGGCGCTCGCCTCGTGGCTCAGCGAGCCGGAGCAGCAGCTGAAGGCGTTCGACGTCGCCGGCCCGTTCCCGAGCACCACCGAGGCGCAGGGCGACCTGGCCTCCGCGGCCGAGGCGGACCCCGCTTTCAGCGGAGCACCGACCGGCGCGATCCTCGCCGAGCGCGCTGACGGAGTCGTCGCCCAGTACAAGGGCCCCGACGACTCGCTGATCCAGGAGAACGTCTTCGGCCCCGTCCTGCAGAAGGTCGACCGCGGCGAGCTCGACGGCGACAAGGGCTGGTCCGAGGCGCTCTCGCTCCTCGACGAGCTCGTCGACTGA